The Mycolicibacterium mucogenicum DSM 44124 genomic sequence CGGCCTCCGGGTCAACGACTGGACCACGCCGTGGACGTACGCCGACGTGATCGAGGTCGTCACCGCGGTGGCGCAGGGCGGCGGCGTGCTCGATGTCATCGTGCTGCCGAAGGTCAGCGATGTCTCGCACGTGCAGGCCCTCGATCTGTTGCTGACGCAGCTCGAGCGCACGCTCGGACTGCCCGTCGGCCGCATCGGCATCGAGGCCCAGATCGAGGACGCCAAGGGGCTCGTCAACGCCCACGCCATCGCCGGCGGGCCGCGGGTGCAGGCGCTGATCTTCGGGCCGGGTGATCTGATGGCGAGCCTCAACATGCGCACGCTCGTCGTCGGTGAGCAGCCCGTCGGTTACGGCGTCGGCGATGCCTATCACCACGTGCTGATGACGATCCTGGTGGCGGCGCGGGCCCACGGCATCAACGCGATTGACGGCCCGTATTTCAAGGTGAAGGACACCGAGGCGTTCACGCGCGTCGCCGGGCAGACCGCGGCGTTGGGGTACGACGGCAAGTGGGTGCTGCACCCCGACCAGATCGCCGCCGGAAACGAGATCTTCAGTCCGCGGCAGGCCGACTACGACCATGCCGAGCTGATTCTCGAGGCGTACGAATGGCACACCTCGCAGGCGGGCGGGGCTCGCGGCGCGGTGCTGCTGGGTGACGAGATGATCGACGAGGCCAGCCGCAAGATGGCGCTGGTGATCGCGGGCAAGGGCCGCGCCGCCGGGATGACGCGCATCGGCGAGCGGTTCAGCCCGCCGGCGTGACCGCGCCGGCTAGCTGTACTGACCACGGACGTTAGGTACGGCGTGGCGTGGTGACATGAAGAAGACCTCCGAGTGAAGTGCGAGCTGTCGAGGAACGCACCAACTCATCTCGGAGGTCTTCATGTCCCACCGTAATGCTCCTTTGTCCGATACCGGGCGTCTGCGCCTGGCTCGCTGCGTCGTGGAGGACGGTTGGCCGCTGCGGCGAGCTGCCGAGCGATTCCAGGTCGCGGTGAGCACGGCGGCTCGCTGGGCCGGCCGCTACCGCGAACTCGGCGCTGCCGGCATGAGCGATCGCAGCTCACGACCGCACCACAGCCCCAACAGAACACCCACACGAACCGAGCGGCGCATCATCAAAGTCCGGGTCATCCGCCGCTGGGGACCGGCCCGCATCGCCTATCTGCTAGGACTACAGCCCTCCACCGTGCACCGCGTGCTGACTCGCTATGGTCTGGCCAAACTGCGGTGGCTTGACCGCCCCACCGGGCGGGTTGTTCGCCGGATGGAATCAGCGGCATGCGGCGATCTGGTGCACGTCGATATCAAGAAACTAGGCAAGATCCCCGCCGGGGGCGGCTGGCGAAAGCTCGGCAAGGTATCGGGCAAGCGCAACTCCCGAGAAGACAAAACCGGTGGCGTCCGCGCCAAGAACGGCGACCCGGCCCGCGGGTATCACTACCTGCACACCGCGATCGATGCGCACTCGAGGCTGGTCTACTCCGAATTGTTGACCGATGAACGCAAAGAAACCGCCGCAGCGTTCTGGCAGCGCGCCAACGCCTGGTTCAACGAGTGTGGTTTCACGGTACAAAATGTGTTGACC encodes the following:
- a CDS encoding HpcH/HpaI aldolase/citrate lyase family protein yields the protein MENLYRPRRTCLSVPGSSDKMIAKAKTLPADQVFLDLEDAVAADAKAAARTRVAQALCEPGWAGQLRGLRVNDWTTPWTYADVIEVVTAVAQGGGVLDVIVLPKVSDVSHVQALDLLLTQLERTLGLPVGRIGIEAQIEDAKGLVNAHAIAGGPRVQALIFGPGDLMASLNMRTLVVGEQPVGYGVGDAYHHVLMTILVAARAHGINAIDGPYFKVKDTEAFTRVAGQTAALGYDGKWVLHPDQIAAGNEIFSPRQADYDHAELILEAYEWHTSQAGGARGAVLLGDEMIDEASRKMALVIAGKGRAAGMTRIGERFSPPA
- a CDS encoding IS481 family transposase, with protein sequence MSHRNAPLSDTGRLRLARCVVEDGWPLRRAAERFQVAVSTAARWAGRYRELGAAGMSDRSSRPHHSPNRTPTRTERRIIKVRVIRRWGPARIAYLLGLQPSTVHRVLTRYGLAKLRWLDRPTGRVVRRMESAACGDLVHVDIKKLGKIPAGGGWRKLGKVSGKRNSREDKTGGVRAKNGDPARGYHYLHTAIDAHSRLVYSELLTDERKETAAAFWQRANAWFNECGFTVQNVLTDNGSCYRSHKFRDALGDIKHRRTRPYRPQTNGKVERFHRTLADEWAYARLYRSDAERCAEFPRWLHTYNHHRGHTALKGQPPASRVPNLSGQYS